A genomic region of Sphingobacteriales bacterium contains the following coding sequences:
- a CDS encoding AAA family ATPase — MSDTISVKEFYKFKDLKIYGSAEWLAGRNKRYKRVFERSETSYIYAELSFYNKLFDQRDWDIKITLKAYTFKGNKRTEMCSLDVNRSISKEDPIIYIREGWGNKKKGAYWKKGIYEWEAIIDGEVVAVNRFYVEDMGVVSESKNPYFNIESIKLYESNDISTPRENRTYMKKFDAKETRFVFVEFNFHNNLFPEPWHCELSFNFYNEAHLLKGDTAELRQITDKDETFTITSGWGSDGSGSWFVGRYTVEIVFMDQLIAILPFEVGEHFEEGMNEAYLSGGTRTAKRIIEREKNLEEVLESLDSLIGLKTIKQKVRDYAEYLRFIRLRSEKGFDDESSIQLHAIFTGNPGTGKTSVAKMLGKIYHKMGLLSKGHVYEVDRSELVGEYIGQTAPKVKEAIKKARGGILFVDEAYSLARSLDDAKDFGREVIEILIKEMSDGKGDIAIIFAGYPAEMRTFLDANSGLQSRLNVWFEFPDYLPQELADIAEYAATDRRVNITPQAKAYLYDKIVEAYRSRNRFFGNARYVNWLVEQAKINLGLRVMKLPNPHQLNQEELSTIIVEDFEKVFQSQKVELPDIPIEEELLQAALKELNALIGMENIKDEVRKLITLVRYYKEIGKNVLNHFSLHTVFVGNPGTGKTTVARILAKIYKALGILERGHLVEGDRQSLVAGFVGQTAIKTAQKIDEAQGGVLFIDEAYALVQRGTNDFGAEAIETLLKRMEDQNGQFAVVVAGYPEPMKQFIESNPGLKSRFDRTIEFKDYSIEELMQIAQQIFAGEQYHLSAEGAEMLETYFKNQLATKDRYFGNGRLVRNTVREIIKGQNLRLAAIEKAERDTDTIRTISGEDVRFLDKVGNFEWNINRPRIGYRSPST, encoded by the coding sequence ATGAGCGATACAATATCTGTAAAAGAATTTTATAAATTCAAGGATTTAAAAATATATGGCTCTGCCGAATGGTTGGCGGGGCGCAATAAGCGATACAAGCGTGTTTTTGAACGCTCCGAAACCTCATATATCTACGCCGAGCTTTCTTTTTACAACAAACTCTTCGACCAGCGCGATTGGGACATCAAAATTACGCTCAAAGCCTATACCTTTAAAGGCAATAAGCGTACTGAAATGTGTTCGTTGGACGTAAATCGTTCCATCAGCAAAGAAGACCCCATTATCTACATTCGCGAGGGGTGGGGCAATAAAAAGAAAGGAGCATACTGGAAAAAAGGCATCTACGAATGGGAAGCGATAATAGACGGCGAAGTAGTAGCCGTCAATCGTTTTTATGTAGAAGATATGGGCGTGGTTTCGGAGAGTAAAAACCCCTATTTTAATATAGAGTCCATCAAACTCTACGAAAGCAACGACATCAGTACGCCGAGAGAAAACAGGACATACATGAAAAAATTCGATGCAAAAGAAACACGTTTCGTTTTTGTCGAATTTAATTTTCACAACAACCTGTTTCCCGAACCTTGGCATTGTGAACTGAGCTTTAATTTCTACAACGAAGCACATTTGCTCAAAGGCGACACCGCAGAGTTGCGCCAAATCACCGATAAAGACGAAACCTTCACGATTACGTCAGGTTGGGGTTCTGACGGCAGCGGCTCTTGGTTTGTGGGGCGTTATACGGTAGAAATCGTATTTATGGATCAGCTCATTGCCATTTTGCCATTTGAAGTGGGCGAGCACTTCGAAGAAGGAATGAACGAAGCCTATTTATCAGGAGGCACACGCACCGCCAAGCGCATCATTGAGCGCGAAAAAAACTTAGAAGAGGTGCTGGAAAGTTTGGACAGCCTCATCGGTTTGAAAACTATCAAACAAAAAGTGCGCGACTACGCCGAATATTTGCGGTTTATCCGTTTGCGCAGCGAAAAAGGCTTTGATGACGAATCCTCCATACAATTGCACGCCATATTCACCGGTAATCCGGGTACCGGAAAAACCAGCGTTGCCAAAATGCTGGGCAAAATTTACCACAAAATGGGCTTATTGTCCAAAGGGCACGTATATGAAGTGGATCGTTCCGAACTCGTAGGCGAATACATCGGACAAACCGCCCCGAAAGTAAAAGAAGCAATTAAAAAAGCCCGCGGCGGCATTTTGTTTGTAGATGAAGCATACAGCCTTGCCCGCTCGTTGGACGATGCCAAAGACTTCGGGCGCGAGGTAATAGAAATTTTAATCAAAGAAATGAGCGACGGCAAAGGCGACATTGCCATTATCTTCGCCGGTTATCCTGCCGAAATGCGCACCTTTTTAGATGCCAACTCCGGCTTACAATCGCGTCTGAATGTATGGTTCGAATTTCCCGACTACCTGCCTCAGGAACTCGCCGATATTGCCGAATACGCCGCCACCGACCGCCGTGTCAATATCACACCGCAAGCCAAAGCGTATTTGTACGACAAAATAGTAGAAGCCTATCGCTCGCGCAACCGATTTTTCGGCAACGCCCGCTATGTAAACTGGTTGGTGGAGCAAGCAAAAATAAATTTAGGTTTGCGTGTAATGAAATTGCCGAATCCGCACCAATTAAATCAGGAAGAACTATCCACCATCATCGTAGAAGATTTTGAAAAAGTATTCCAAAGTCAAAAAGTAGAGTTGCCGGATATTCCGATAGAAGAAGAATTATTGCAAGCCGCACTCAAAGAATTGAACGCTTTGATAGGAATGGAAAATATCAAAGATGAAGTTCGCAAACTCATTACCCTGGTGCGTTATTACAAAGAAATTGGTAAAAATGTACTGAATCATTTCTCTTTGCACACCGTATTTGTGGGCAATCCGGGCACGGGCAAAACAACCGTAGCACGCATTCTTGCCAAAATTTACAAAGCATTGGGCATTTTGGAACGCGGGCATTTGGTAGAAGGCGACCGCCAATCTTTGGTAGCGGGTTTTGTAGGACAAACCGCCATCAAAACAGCCCAAAAAATAGATGAAGCACAAGGTGGAGTATTATTTATTGATGAAGCATACGCTTTGGTGCAACGCGGCACAAATGATTTTGGAGCAGAAGCCATAGAAACCCTCCTCAAACGCATGGAAGACCAAAACGGTCAGTTTGCGGTGGTAGTAGCGGGCTATCCTGAACCGATGAAGCAGTTTATAGAGTCCAATCCGGGCTTAAAATCCCGCTTTGACCGTACCATTGAATTTAAAGATTATTCCATTGAGGAATTGATGCAGATAGCGCAGCAAATTTTTGCAGGCGAGCAGTACCATCTTTCTGCCGAAGGCGCAGAAATGTTGGAAACTTATTTCAAAAATCAATTAGCGACCAAAGACCGCTATTTCGGAAACGGACGCTTGGTGCGCAATACAGTGCGCGAAATCATCAAAGGTCAGAATTTGCGCCTTGCCGCCATAGAAAAAGCCGAGCGCGACACCGACACCATTCGCACCATCAGTGGCGAAGATGTACGATTTTTGGATAAAGTGGGCAACTTTGAATGGAACATCAACCGCCCCCGCATCGGCTACCGCAGTCCGAGTACCTAA
- the nhaA gene encoding Na+/H+ antiporter NhaA — MQATRLFKEFFDSEKAGGVILIICTLVSLLWNNSSVGATYQHFWHINIAQHSLTHWVNDGLMTIFFLLIGLELERELYQGELSNIKDALLPIVGALGGMLVPAGIYMLFNYATAAQDGAGIAMATDIAFALGILSLLGNRVPLTMKVFLTALAVIDDLGAILVIALFYSKSIAWGYLGAAMGIFAVLLILNRLKVHRLLPYLVGGVAMWYALLHSGIHATITGVLLAFAIPFGDGKEQSVSYILQHILHKPVAFFILPIFALANTAFTIDTSQISNVWTMPHNLGVIAGLVIGKPLGITLFTAAAAAIGICSLSPELNLKQIAGVSILGGIGFTMSIFIALLAFDSDSLINELKLSILIASLLSGIAGYIILRNILPAASEAKN; from the coding sequence ATGCAAGCTACCCGTTTATTTAAAGAATTTTTTGACAGCGAGAAAGCCGGAGGCGTTATTTTAATTATCTGTACATTAGTTTCTTTGCTTTGGAACAATTCATCTGTTGGGGCAACTTACCAACATTTTTGGCATATAAATATTGCACAGCACAGCCTTACACACTGGGTGAATGACGGCTTGATGACAATTTTCTTTTTGTTGATAGGTTTGGAATTGGAGCGTGAGTTGTATCAGGGCGAGCTATCCAATATTAAAGATGCACTATTACCCATTGTAGGAGCTTTGGGCGGTATGTTAGTTCCGGCAGGTATCTATATGCTATTTAATTATGCTACTGCCGCACAAGATGGTGCGGGCATTGCAATGGCAACGGATATTGCCTTTGCGTTGGGTATTTTATCGTTGCTGGGCAATCGAGTGCCGCTTACTATGAAGGTATTTTTGACAGCATTGGCAGTTATTGATGATTTGGGTGCTATTTTGGTTATTGCGCTGTTTTATTCCAAAAGCATTGCGTGGGGCTATTTAGGGGCAGCTATGGGGATTTTTGCGGTATTATTGATACTCAATCGTTTAAAAGTACACCGTTTATTACCTTATCTGGTAGGTGGCGTGGCAATGTGGTATGCGCTGCTACATTCAGGTATTCATGCTACTATCACAGGTGTGTTGCTGGCTTTTGCTATTCCTTTTGGCGATGGCAAAGAGCAGTCGGTTTCTTATATTTTACAACACATACTACACAAACCCGTGGCTTTTTTTATTTTACCGATTTTTGCATTAGCCAATACGGCTTTTACGATAGATACATCACAGATAAGCAATGTATGGACAATGCCGCATAACTTGGGTGTAATAGCCGGATTGGTAATAGGCAAACCTTTGGGGATTACGCTTTTTACGGCGGCAGCGGCAGCGATAGGCATTTGCAGTTTATCGCCCGAATTAAATTTAAAACAAATTGCGGGAGTTAGTATATTGGGCGGTATAGGATTTACGATGTCAATTTTTATTGCGCTACTTGCTTTTGATAGCGACAGCCTCATCAACGAACTGAAATTAAGTATTTTAATAGCTTCTTTATTGTCAGGTATAGCGGGCTATATCATTTTGCGCAATATCCTACCTGCTGCATCGGAGGCAAAAAATTGA